A section of the Thauera chlorobenzoica genome encodes:
- a CDS encoding alpha/beta hydrolase, translated as MSRPLPTEPALLRGPAGDIEVLIDAPATVGGLALVCHPHPLYGGANTNKVAHTLARAFRDLGYAVIRPNFRGVGKSTGEHDHGTGETEDMLSVISWAQSRWGSLPLVLGGFSFGGFVQARVAARLATDIAPPRQLVLVGMATGAAADGARHYAPPALPAQLPALLIHGENDDTVPLANVLDWARPQERPVTVVPGADHFFHGKLHVIRDLIARSLPRAGA; from the coding sequence ATGAGCCGCCCGCTGCCCACCGAACCGGCCCTGCTGCGCGGCCCGGCCGGCGACATCGAAGTGCTGATCGACGCCCCGGCGACGGTCGGAGGCCTCGCCCTGGTGTGCCATCCCCATCCGCTGTACGGCGGCGCCAACACCAACAAGGTGGCGCACACCCTGGCGCGCGCCTTCCGCGACCTCGGCTACGCGGTGATCCGCCCGAACTTCCGCGGCGTCGGCAAAAGCACCGGCGAGCACGATCACGGTACAGGCGAAACCGAAGACATGCTGTCGGTGATCAGCTGGGCGCAGTCGCGCTGGGGCAGCCTGCCGCTGGTGCTGGGGGGGTTTTCCTTCGGCGGCTTCGTCCAGGCCCGGGTCGCCGCCCGCCTCGCCACCGACATCGCCCCGCCCCGCCAGCTCGTGCTGGTGGGCATGGCCACCGGCGCCGCCGCCGACGGCGCGCGTCACTACGCCCCCCCGGCGCTGCCGGCGCAACTGCCCGCGCTGCTGATCCACGGCGAAAACGACGACACCGTGCCGCTTGCCAACGTGCTCGACTGGGCGCGCCCGCAGGAGCGACCGGTCACCGTCGTGCCCGGCGCCGATCACTTCTTCCACGGCAAACTGCACGTGATCCGCGACCTCATCGCGCGCAGCCTGCCTCGCGCCGGTGCCTGA
- a CDS encoding type II toxin-antitoxin system RelE/ParE family toxin, with the protein MQTIAELPEYIRAADKLMSADERQDIIRYLAAHPKVGDVMEGTGGVRKLRWRRGGQGKSGGVRVIYYFHSEDMPLYLLTLFAKGDRANLTKAERNELADLTDLLVRAWRNRRT; encoded by the coding sequence ATGCAAACCATCGCAGAACTGCCTGAGTACATCCGCGCCGCCGACAAGCTCATGAGCGCGGACGAACGACAGGACATCATCCGCTATCTCGCCGCGCACCCGAAAGTCGGTGACGTGATGGAGGGCACCGGTGGTGTGCGCAAATTACGATGGCGGCGTGGTGGACAAGGCAAGAGCGGAGGCGTTCGGGTCATCTACTACTTCCATAGCGAGGACATGCCGCTGTACCTGCTGACGCTTTTTGCCAAGGGCGACCGCGCCAACCTGACCAAGGCCGAACGAAACGAACTTGCCGACCTGACCGACCTACTTGTCAGGGCATGGAGGAACAGACGGACATGA
- the dbpA gene encoding ATP-dependent RNA helicase DbpA, whose translation MTEPIPPRSAPAVPAAPAAPSFDALPLPPALQAVLKQLDYRAMTPIQAASLPLALAGHDLIAQARTGSGKTAAFALTLLARLDLRRFAVQALVLCPTRELAEQVGQEIRRLARFEGNIKVLTLCGGSTMRPQLASLGHGAHVVVGTPGRIMDHLQRGSLVLDALETLVLDEADRMLDMGFHDDIAFVAGKCPARRQTLLFSATYPDGIDVLAHRFLREPQQVRLTEPHAGGTIRQRFYRVEPQARLQAVARLLRHYRPLSALAFCNTRQQCRDLVDVLRAQGFHALTLNGELEQRERDQVLVRFANRSCSVLVATDVAARGLDISQLEAVINVDMTPDPDLHLHRIGRTGRAEQDGWALSLCTPADQRRVAALAEAMGREPEWHELDALQDEEAPPPPPPMVTLQILGGRKDKIRPGDVLGALTGEAGCSREQVGKITVTDQTTYVAVARDIAPELLRRLAAGRLKGKPVKVRALEE comes from the coding sequence ATGACCGAACCGATCCCGCCGCGCTCCGCGCCCGCAGTGCCCGCTGCCCCTGCCGCTCCTTCTTTCGACGCATTGCCGCTGCCGCCTGCACTGCAGGCCGTGCTGAAGCAGCTCGACTATCGGGCAATGACGCCCATTCAGGCGGCGAGCCTGCCGCTCGCACTCGCCGGGCACGACCTCATCGCCCAGGCCAGGACGGGCAGCGGCAAGACGGCGGCGTTCGCGCTGACCCTGCTTGCCCGGCTCGACCTGCGCCGCTTCGCGGTGCAGGCCCTGGTACTGTGCCCGACCCGTGAGCTGGCCGAACAGGTGGGCCAGGAAATTCGCCGCCTGGCGCGCTTCGAAGGCAACATCAAGGTCCTGACGCTGTGTGGCGGCAGCACGATGCGGCCGCAGCTGGCGAGCCTCGGGCATGGCGCGCATGTCGTCGTCGGCACGCCCGGGCGGATCATGGACCACCTGCAGCGCGGCAGCCTCGTGCTCGACGCACTCGAGACCCTGGTCCTCGACGAAGCTGACCGCATGCTCGACATGGGCTTTCACGACGACATCGCATTCGTCGCCGGCAAGTGTCCGGCACGGCGCCAGACCCTGCTGTTCTCCGCGACCTATCCTGACGGCATCGACGTGCTGGCGCATCGGTTCCTGCGCGAACCGCAGCAGGTGAGGCTGACCGAGCCCCACGCGGGGGGTACGATCCGCCAGCGCTTCTACCGGGTCGAGCCGCAGGCGCGGCTGCAGGCGGTGGCTCGCCTGCTCAGGCATTACCGCCCGCTCAGTGCGCTGGCGTTCTGCAACACCAGGCAGCAGTGCCGCGACCTGGTCGACGTGCTGCGCGCGCAGGGTTTTCATGCCCTGACCCTCAACGGCGAGCTGGAGCAGCGCGAGCGTGACCAGGTCCTGGTCCGGTTTGCCAACCGCAGCTGCTCGGTGCTGGTGGCGACCGATGTCGCCGCGCGCGGTCTCGACATCTCGCAGCTCGAGGCGGTGATCAACGTCGACATGACGCCCGACCCCGACCTCCATCTCCACCGCATCGGCCGTACCGGCCGTGCCGAGCAGGACGGCTGGGCGTTGTCGCTGTGCACTCCGGCCGACCAGCGCCGCGTTGCGGCACTGGCCGAGGCGATGGGCCGGGAGCCGGAATGGCATGAGCTTGATGCCCTCCAGGACGAAGAGGCTCCGCCGCCGCCGCCGCCGATGGTGACCTTGCAGATCCTCGGCGGGCGCAAGGACAAGATCCGCCCCGGCGACGTGCTCGGCGCCCTCACTGGCGAAGCCGGCTGCAGCCGCGAGCAGGTCGGCAAGATCACCGTGACCGATCAGACCACCTACGTCGCGGTGGCGCGCGACATCGCCCCCGAGCTGCTGCGCCGGCTGGCCGCCGGCAGGCTGAAGGGCAAACCGGTGAAGGTGCGCGCGCTGGAGGAGTGA
- a CDS encoding glutathione S-transferase, with amino-acid sequence MKLLASLTSPYARKIRIILAEKALPFELVIDSPWEANTRIPSLNPLGKVPVLLTAEGEAFFDSPVIAGYLETLGAAPALLPAGALETVRVRQTEALADGVADAAVAALLESRRPDGERSEREIAHQFDKVERGLAELERRLGHRPWFNGDAMQLGDIAVAVTLGYLDLRFPDFDWRSRHPGLQPLAERLFARASFAATQAPAG; translated from the coding sequence ATGAAACTGCTCGCCTCGCTCACCAGCCCCTACGCCCGCAAGATCCGCATCATCCTTGCAGAAAAGGCGCTCCCCTTCGAACTCGTCATCGACTCCCCCTGGGAGGCCAACACCCGTATCCCCAGCCTCAACCCGCTGGGCAAGGTGCCGGTACTGCTCACCGCCGAAGGCGAAGCCTTCTTCGACTCGCCGGTGATCGCCGGCTACCTCGAAACCCTCGGCGCGGCCCCGGCGCTGCTGCCCGCCGGCGCGCTCGAAACCGTGCGCGTACGCCAGACCGAGGCGCTCGCCGACGGCGTCGCCGACGCCGCGGTCGCCGCCCTGCTCGAATCCCGCCGCCCCGACGGCGAGCGCAGCGAACGCGAGATCGCCCACCAGTTCGACAAGGTCGAGCGCGGCCTGGCCGAACTGGAGCGCCGCCTCGGCCACCGCCCGTGGTTCAACGGCGATGCCATGCAGCTCGGCGACATCGCCGTCGCCGTCACCCTGGGCTACCTCGACCTGCGCTTCCCCGACTTCGACTGGCGCAGCCGCCACCCCGGCCTGCAGCCGCTCGCCGAGCGCCTGTTCGCGCGCGCCAGCTTCGCCGCCACCCAGGCACCGGCAGGCTGA
- a CDS encoding phasin family protein codes for MNTSPEKLLAATRSAAEAQVVALSSASDSLLSAVEHLAALNLNTTRAVLDDAIVLGRAAAAVREPKAWFELQLGMIVPALQKSFAYARAVGGIATQARSELLGLAESGVSQSLQGVIATLENLDRNAPAGSATGSRFAAEALKSAVANASSAYDGASQAVKQVSAAAEASADHAATATVDAIDQATKATVTMLKTAA; via the coding sequence ATGAACACTTCGCCCGAGAAGCTTCTCGCCGCCACCCGATCCGCCGCCGAAGCACAGGTCGTCGCACTCTCCTCCGCCAGCGACAGCCTGCTGTCGGCCGTTGAACACCTTGCCGCCCTCAACCTCAACACCACCCGTGCAGTGCTCGACGACGCCATCGTGCTGGGCCGTGCTGCTGCCGCCGTGCGCGAGCCGAAGGCATGGTTCGAACTGCAGCTCGGGATGATCGTTCCCGCGCTGCAAAAAAGCTTCGCCTACGCCAGGGCAGTCGGCGGCATCGCCACCCAGGCCCGCTCCGAGCTGCTCGGGCTCGCCGAATCCGGCGTGTCGCAGTCCCTCCAGGGGGTCATCGCCACGCTCGAGAATCTCGACCGCAATGCGCCGGCGGGCTCTGCGACGGGCTCCAGATTCGCCGCCGAAGCGTTGAAAAGCGCCGTTGCCAACGCGTCGTCCGCCTACGATGGCGCGAGCCAGGCGGTGAAGCAGGTCTCCGCTGCGGCCGAGGCCAGTGCCGACCATGCCGCCACCGCCACCGTCGATGCCATCGACCAGGCGACCAAGGCGACTGTAACGATGCTGAAGACCGCGGCCTGA
- a CDS encoding (2Fe-2S) ferredoxin domain-containing protein produces MSYFKHHVFFCCNQRPAGERCCNDYQASALQTYAKERIAALGLKGKGGGGGVRINKAGCLGRCDDGPVLVVYPDNVWYTYIDKDDIDEIIDRHLVGGHIVDRLRLPEGTA; encoded by the coding sequence ATGAGCTACTTCAAACATCACGTCTTCTTCTGCTGCAACCAGCGCCCGGCCGGCGAGCGCTGCTGCAACGACTACCAGGCCAGCGCGCTGCAGACCTACGCCAAGGAGCGCATCGCCGCGCTCGGCCTCAAGGGCAAGGGCGGCGGGGGCGGCGTGCGCATCAACAAGGCCGGCTGCCTCGGCCGCTGCGACGACGGCCCGGTGCTGGTGGTGTACCCGGACAACGTCTGGTACACCTACATCGACAAGGACGACATCGACGAGATCATCGACCGCCACCTCGTGGGCGGCCACATCGTCGACCGCCTGCGCCTGCCCGAGGGCACGGCATGA
- a CDS encoding RNA polymerase sigma factor FliA, with product MYTAQGKINQDALLEEYLPLVRRQALALQVRLPPSVELNDLIQAGVVGLIEAFGRYDPTQGAGFATFASQRIRGAMVDELRSRDWLPRSVRRSARALDEAVRALEQRLGRPATELEVAAELGMELETYHQLLSDTNSGQLLPLEELLQAGMEPVDERLEPDAPYAALLEREQRGRLVEAIEALPEREKLLMALYYQEELNLKEIGAVLGVTESRVCQLHSQALARLRARLR from the coding sequence ATGTATACCGCACAGGGCAAGATCAATCAGGACGCACTGCTGGAGGAATACCTGCCGCTGGTGCGGCGCCAGGCGCTTGCGCTGCAGGTGCGCCTGCCGCCCAGCGTGGAGCTGAACGACCTGATCCAGGCCGGGGTGGTCGGGCTGATCGAGGCCTTCGGGCGCTACGATCCGACCCAGGGCGCGGGTTTCGCCACCTTCGCCAGCCAGCGCATTCGCGGCGCGATGGTCGATGAGCTGCGCAGCCGCGACTGGCTGCCGCGCAGCGTGCGGCGCAGCGCCCGCGCGCTCGACGAGGCGGTGCGCGCACTGGAACAGCGCCTCGGGCGCCCGGCGACGGAGCTGGAAGTGGCGGCCGAGCTGGGGATGGAGCTGGAGACCTACCACCAGCTGCTGAGCGACACCAACAGCGGCCAGCTGCTGCCGCTCGAAGAGCTGCTGCAGGCCGGGATGGAGCCGGTCGACGAGCGCCTCGAGCCCGATGCGCCTTACGCTGCGCTGCTCGAGCGCGAGCAGCGCGGCCGGCTCGTCGAGGCGATCGAGGCCCTGCCCGAGCGCGAGAAGCTGCTGATGGCGCTGTACTACCAGGAAGAACTGAACCTGAAGGAGATCGGCGCCGTGCTCGGGGTCACCGAGTCGCGGGTGTGCCAGCTCCACAGCCAGGCGCTGGCCCGCCTGCGCGCGCGCTTGCGGTGA
- a CDS encoding flagellar protein FlhE: MKGRLAGGLSVLCAVGAALGATAAGSWVANAPGVPVPVSARAVRSAELLPPPGAAVDGRRVASVHWQYALPPSARAHAWLCQAEHCVVLGGARGTSTAFAGAAAGSGFHFRFAAAPGAPGGARASRMQVIVNYQ, encoded by the coding sequence ATGAAGGGAAGGCTCGCGGGCGGACTGTCGGTGCTGTGCGCGGTGGGTGCCGCACTGGGTGCCACCGCCGCCGGCAGCTGGGTGGCGAATGCGCCGGGCGTGCCGGTTCCGGTTTCGGCGCGCGCGGTGCGTTCGGCAGAGCTGCTGCCGCCGCCGGGTGCGGCCGTCGATGGGCGGCGTGTCGCCTCTGTGCATTGGCAATATGCGTTGCCGCCCTCGGCCCGCGCGCACGCCTGGCTGTGCCAGGCCGAGCACTGCGTCGTGCTGGGCGGCGCGCGCGGCACGAGTACCGCCTTTGCCGGCGCGGCCGCCGGCAGCGGGTTCCATTTCCGCTTTGCGGCGGCTCCGGGTGCCCCCGGCGGGGCGCGCGCGAGCCGCATGCAGGTGATTGTCAACTACCAGTGA
- a CDS encoding transporter substrate-binding domain-containing diguanylate cyclase: protein MPALIPTALRFLALCLFMLCMAGRPSIAAEPRAEPLPTVTIGVVADHEPYTWVENGRVVGFSIDVLDEIARQAGLRFEYRAGSWPELYPAFLRGEIDAIDGISYREERSSQVRFTAPYHLRHTVVMHDTRRPLPPVADLAGLKRFRVGIVRDIYFKSALVDHGIELVEYDGLPNLVRAIAFGWVDAIVGPELALGFLARKAGFNQIGVAARIPMGGLEIEDFRIGVPPQAPDLHARLAAAVAAIAPGRLAELEHRWQELGGRPAETGGDFRLSEQQALYVRGLGPLRVGITRDYPPFSFADDGRTQGLAVDVLLRVQDLTGLQTIIVADTWPVLLELFQRGEIDLIANISETPERRRFTRFTAPYHRIPNVVFTRTEHTRRLTSAGQLHGMRVAVTAGVFYEQPLRAHLGDSVLAFSSQQAMFTALAEGSVDAVLSPLHNGQHWIRTLGLSSLHVAGELELEGHSGEDLRFGVRPALEPLAAIIDAALASLSPTERHTIANRWLGAALPAATAGGDGTPVAFDDRERSFLQERQNTLKVCTSPNWMPFEGVDARGRHSGMAADFLGLFASRSGVRFETVLLPSWNDALGAIRERRCDLLTLAVQTPERLTYLNFTDPYYTVPHILLGRIETPFLDDMDQLAGRNVGVVRGHSLLRWLRERYPLIHIVEVDSEIDGLHRLQRGTLYGLLSNLNSAGYHLHELGLADIKVLGRIPGDAALSVATRNDLPELHAIARKLIATLGTQDRHRIESKWRAIAVEQKVDYRLLWQWASIGVLALVALLLWNRKLGTLNRQLAEANARLEQYSLSDGLTGLGNRKYFDREFDTGFAWCQRSRTGFAVVMIDIDHFKHINDTWGHPAGDECLRLLADCLRTHFRRDTDRLARLGGEEFVLFLPFSDADATLARIEAVHAEIATLRAPAGSQGIGFTISAGVAIGIPSTAEYASDYLKRADQALYEAKRSGRNRIIVDRH from the coding sequence ATGCCTGCCTTGATCCCGACCGCCCTGCGCTTCCTGGCGCTGTGCCTGTTCATGCTGTGCATGGCGGGCCGCCCCTCCATCGCCGCAGAGCCGCGCGCGGAACCGCTGCCCACGGTGACGATCGGCGTCGTCGCCGACCACGAGCCCTATACCTGGGTCGAGAACGGCCGGGTCGTCGGCTTTTCGATCGACGTCCTCGACGAAATCGCCCGCCAGGCGGGCCTGCGCTTCGAATACCGCGCCGGCAGCTGGCCCGAGCTCTACCCCGCGTTCCTGCGTGGCGAGATCGACGCCATCGACGGCATCTCCTACCGCGAGGAGCGCAGCTCACAGGTCCGCTTCACCGCGCCCTATCACCTGCGCCACACCGTCGTCATGCACGACACCCGCCGGCCGCTGCCGCCGGTCGCCGATCTGGCCGGGCTCAAACGGTTTCGCGTCGGTATCGTGCGCGACATCTACTTCAAGAGCGCGCTCGTCGACCACGGCATCGAGCTCGTCGAATACGACGGCCTGCCCAACCTGGTGCGCGCGATCGCCTTCGGCTGGGTCGACGCCATCGTCGGTCCCGAGCTGGCGCTCGGCTTTCTCGCCCGCAAGGCCGGTTTCAACCAGATCGGCGTCGCCGCGCGCATCCCGATGGGCGGACTGGAGATCGAGGATTTCCGCATCGGCGTTCCCCCTCAGGCCCCGGATCTGCACGCCCGCCTGGCGGCCGCGGTCGCCGCCATCGCACCGGGCCGGCTGGCCGAACTCGAGCACCGCTGGCAGGAACTCGGCGGCCGCCCGGCGGAAACCGGCGGCGACTTCCGCCTCAGCGAGCAGCAGGCCCTCTATGTGCGCGGCCTGGGGCCGCTGCGGGTCGGGATCACGCGCGACTATCCGCCCTTCAGCTTCGCCGACGACGGCCGGACGCAGGGGCTGGCGGTGGATGTGCTGCTCCGCGTCCAGGATCTCACCGGCCTGCAGACGATCATCGTCGCCGATACCTGGCCGGTCCTCCTCGAACTCTTCCAGCGCGGCGAGATCGACCTCATCGCCAACATCTCGGAGACCCCGGAACGCCGCCGCTTCACCCGCTTCACCGCACCCTACCACCGGATCCCGAACGTTGTGTTCACACGCACCGAGCACACCCGCCGCCTGACCTCGGCCGGGCAGTTGCACGGGATGCGGGTCGCGGTGACTGCGGGCGTGTTCTACGAGCAGCCTCTGCGCGCGCACCTCGGCGACAGCGTGCTCGCCTTCTCGTCCCAGCAGGCGATGTTCACCGCGCTCGCGGAAGGCAGCGTCGATGCCGTCCTGTCCCCCCTGCACAACGGCCAGCACTGGATCCGCACCCTCGGCCTGAGCTCCCTCCACGTAGCCGGCGAACTCGAGCTCGAAGGCCATTCCGGCGAGGATTTGCGCTTCGGCGTGCGCCCCGCGCTCGAGCCGCTGGCGGCGATCATCGACGCCGCGCTCGCCAGCCTGTCGCCGACCGAGCGCCACACGATCGCCAATCGCTGGCTGGGCGCAGCGCTGCCGGCCGCCACGGCAGGCGGGGACGGCACCCCCGTCGCCTTCGACGACCGCGAGCGCAGCTTCTTGCAGGAGCGCCAGAACACGCTGAAGGTGTGCACCTCACCGAACTGGATGCCGTTCGAAGGCGTCGACGCCCGGGGCCGCCACAGCGGCATGGCCGCAGACTTCCTCGGCCTGTTCGCCTCCCGCTCCGGGGTGCGCTTCGAGACCGTCCTCCTTCCCAGCTGGAACGACGCGCTCGGGGCGATCCGCGAGCGCCGCTGCGACCTGCTGACGCTGGCGGTGCAAACCCCCGAGCGGCTCACCTACCTGAACTTCACCGATCCCTATTACACCGTTCCCCACATCCTGCTCGGGCGCATCGAAACACCCTTTCTCGACGACATGGACCAGCTCGCCGGGCGCAACGTCGGCGTGGTGCGGGGCCATTCCCTCCTGCGCTGGCTGCGCGAACGCTACCCGCTGATCCATATCGTCGAAGTCGACAGCGAAATCGACGGCCTGCACCGGCTCCAGCGCGGCACCCTGTACGGCCTGCTCAGCAACCTGAACTCGGCCGGCTACCATCTGCACGAACTGGGGCTGGCCGACATCAAGGTCCTCGGCCGCATTCCCGGCGACGCCGCGCTGTCGGTCGCAACCCGCAACGACCTCCCCGAACTGCACGCCATCGCCCGCAAACTGATCGCCACCCTCGGCACCCAGGATCGTCACCGGATCGAATCGAAATGGCGTGCCATCGCCGTCGAACAGAAAGTGGACTACCGCCTGCTCTGGCAATGGGCGAGCATCGGCGTGCTGGCACTGGTCGCGCTCCTGCTGTGGAACCGCAAGCTCGGCACCCTCAACCGCCAGCTCGCCGAAGCCAACGCCCGACTCGAACAGTACAGCCTCAGCGACGGCCTCACCGGCCTGGGCAACCGCAAGTATTTCGACCGCGAATTCGACACCGGCTTCGCCTGGTGCCAGCGCAGCCGGACCGGCTTCGCGGTGGTGATGATCGACATCGACCATTTCAAGCACATCAACGACACCTGGGGCCATCCGGCAGGCGACGAGTGCCTGCGCCTGCTGGCCGACTGCCTGCGCACCCACTTCCGCCGCGACACCGACCGCCTGGCCCGCCTCGGCGGCGAGGAGTTCGTGCTCTTCCTGCCCTTCTCCGATGCCGACGCCACCCTCGCCCGCATCGAGGCCGTGCACGCCGAGATCGCCACCCTGCGCGCACCGGCGGGCAGCCAGGGGATCGGTTTCACGATCAGTGCCGGGGTCGCGATCGGCATCCCGAGTACGGCCGAATACGCATCGGATTACCTCAAGCGCGCCGACCAGGCCTTGTACGAGGCCAAGCGCAGCGGGCGCAACCGGATCATCGTGGACCGGCACTGA
- a CDS encoding VanZ family protein codes for MSARSSASFARTLAPAYALLVAYACLHPLTGWRDSGLPALDYLWAPWPQYFIAEDFVFNILGYLPLGFLLAAALPARWSAARAAATATVLAGLLSLGLETLQNFLPSRIASNLDLGGNVAGAFLGALAGARWGAILFGPQGRLQRWRAHAVIGGRTGELGLVLIGLWLLGQLTATSLLFSSGDLRSLLGIPAPLPFRAERFIAFDTALTASALLAVGLFARCLTRGANPLPVLLVLILGVAAKTLATATFFEPGAPLAWLTPGARHGLVIGLALLLPCLLLPRLAQHALAGTSLLAATALANLIPENPYLPYDRQLTGFSNFLNFHGLTRLSSSLWPFAALAYLSALGLWRGEHLGSPSPRSGRRL; via the coding sequence ATGAGCGCACGATCCTCCGCTTCTTTCGCCCGCACGCTCGCACCGGCCTATGCGCTGCTGGTGGCCTACGCCTGCCTGCACCCGCTGACCGGCTGGCGCGACAGTGGGCTGCCGGCGCTCGACTACCTGTGGGCGCCGTGGCCGCAGTATTTCATCGCCGAGGATTTCGTTTTCAACATCCTCGGCTACCTGCCGCTGGGCTTCCTCCTCGCCGCGGCCCTGCCCGCACGATGGAGCGCGGCACGCGCGGCGGCAACGGCCACCGTGCTCGCCGGCCTGCTCAGCCTGGGGCTGGAAACGCTGCAAAACTTCCTCCCCAGCCGCATCGCCAGCAACCTCGACCTCGGCGGCAACGTCGCCGGCGCCTTCCTCGGCGCCCTCGCCGGGGCGCGCTGGGGCGCGATCCTGTTCGGCCCCCAGGGCCGGCTGCAGCGCTGGCGCGCGCACGCCGTGATCGGCGGGCGTACCGGCGAACTCGGGCTGGTGCTGATCGGGCTGTGGCTGCTGGGCCAGCTCACCGCCACCAGCTTGCTGTTCTCCAGCGGCGACCTGCGCAGCCTGCTCGGCATTCCCGCACCGCTACCCTTCCGTGCCGAGCGCTTCATCGCCTTCGACACCGCCCTCACCGCCAGCGCACTGCTGGCCGTGGGGCTGTTCGCCCGCTGCCTGACGCGCGGCGCCAATCCGCTCCCGGTGCTGCTGGTGCTGATCCTCGGCGTGGCCGCGAAGACGCTCGCCACCGCGACCTTCTTCGAGCCCGGCGCGCCGCTCGCCTGGCTCACCCCGGGGGCCCGCCACGGCCTCGTGATCGGGCTCGCCCTGCTGCTGCCCTGCCTGCTGCTGCCGCGCCTCGCCCAGCATGCGCTGGCCGGCACCAGCCTGCTGGCCGCCACTGCGCTGGCGAACCTGATCCCGGAAAACCCCTACCTGCCCTACGACCGCCAGCTCACCGGGTTCAGCAACTTCCTCAACTTCCACGGCCTGACCCGGCTCAGCTCGAGCCTGTGGCCCTTCGCCGCGCTGGCCTACCTGTCGGCGCTCGGGCTGTGGCGCGGGGAGCACCTCGGCAGCCCCTCCCCGCGGAGCGGCCGCCGCCTATAA
- a CDS encoding ABC-F family ATPase, whose protein sequence is MLVAANITMQFGAKPLFENVSVKFGDGNRYGLIGANGAGKSTFMKILCGALDPSAGNVSKDPHERMAYLRQDQFAYEDMRVLDVVMMGHEELWAAIKERDAIYANPDATEDDYMHAAELEGKVGEYDGYTAEARAGELLLGVGIPTELHNGPMSEVAPGWKLRVLLTQALFANPDILLLDEPTNNLDINTIRWLEDVLNNRDCTMVIISHDRHFLNQVCTHMADLDYGTITIYPGNYDDYMEASTMARERQSSANARAKDKIQELQAFVRRFSANKSKAKQATSRLKLIDKLKPEDVKPSSRQYPWIRFDYDDKDKLHRLACEVDTVSFAYEGMDKPLIHRFSIAIEAGEKVAIIGENGVGKTTLMKLLVGELAPQKGAIKWAEKAKPGYYAQDHSSDFAADVSLTDWIAPYSRITAAATGEDNETLLRGTLGRLLFSGDEVKKSVKVISGGEQGRMLFGKLMLSRPNVLLMDEPTNHLDMESIESLNTGLDKFNGTLVFISHDREFVSSLATRIIEIKLDHQIIDYRGTYEEYLASQGLE, encoded by the coding sequence GTGCTCGTCGCCGCCAATATCACCATGCAGTTCGGGGCCAAGCCCCTGTTCGAGAACGTCTCCGTCAAGTTCGGCGACGGCAACCGCTACGGCCTGATCGGCGCCAACGGCGCCGGCAAGTCGACCTTCATGAAGATCCTGTGCGGTGCGCTCGACCCCTCCGCCGGCAACGTCTCCAAGGACCCGCACGAGCGCATGGCCTACCTGCGCCAGGACCAGTTCGCCTATGAAGACATGCGCGTGCTCGACGTGGTGATGATGGGCCACGAGGAACTGTGGGCGGCGATCAAGGAACGCGACGCGATCTACGCCAACCCGGACGCCACCGAGGACGACTACATGCACGCCGCCGAGCTCGAGGGCAAGGTCGGCGAATACGACGGCTACACCGCGGAAGCGCGCGCCGGCGAGCTGCTGCTCGGCGTCGGCATCCCCACCGAACTCCACAACGGCCCGATGAGCGAGGTCGCCCCGGGCTGGAAGCTGCGCGTGCTGCTCACGCAGGCGCTGTTCGCCAACCCCGACATCCTGCTGCTCGACGAGCCGACCAACAACCTCGACATCAACACCATCCGCTGGCTCGAGGACGTGCTCAACAACCGCGACTGCACGATGGTGATCATCTCGCACGACCGCCACTTCCTGAACCAGGTGTGTACCCACATGGCCGACCTGGATTACGGCACGATCACGATCTACCCCGGCAACTACGACGACTACATGGAAGCGTCGACGATGGCGCGCGAGCGCCAGTCCTCGGCCAACGCCCGCGCCAAGGACAAGATCCAGGAGCTGCAGGCGTTCGTGCGCCGCTTCTCGGCCAACAAGTCCAAGGCCAAGCAGGCCACCAGCCGCCTCAAGCTGATCGACAAGCTCAAGCCCGAGGACGTCAAGCCGTCCAGCCGCCAGTACCCGTGGATCCGCTTCGACTACGACGACAAGGACAAGCTGCACCGCCTCGCCTGCGAGGTGGACACCGTCTCCTTCGCCTACGAGGGCATGGACAAGCCGCTGATCCACCGCTTCTCGATCGCCATCGAGGCCGGCGAGAAAGTCGCAATCATCGGCGAGAACGGCGTCGGCAAGACCACCCTGATGAAGCTGTTGGTCGGCGAGCTTGCGCCGCAGAAGGGCGCCATCAAGTGGGCGGAGAAGGCCAAGCCGGGCTACTACGCGCAGGACCACTCGAGCGACTTCGCCGCGGACGTCAGCCTCACCGACTGGATCGCGCCCTACTCGCGGATCACCGCCGCCGCCACCGGCGAGGACAACGAGACCCTGCTGCGCGGCACCCTGGGCCGCCTGCTGTTCTCGGGCGACGAGGTGAAGAAGTCGGTGAAGGTCATCTCCGGCGGCGAGCAGGGCCGGATGCTGTTCGGCAAGCTGATGCTGTCGCGCCCCAACGTGCTGCTGATGGACGAGCCGACCAACCACCTCGACATGGAGTCGATCGAGTCGCTCAACACCGGCCTCGACAAGTTCAACGGCACGCTGGTGTTCATCTCGCACGACCGCGAGTTCGTCAGCTCGCTGGCCACCCGCATCATCGAGATCAAGCTCGACCACCAGATCATCGACTACCGCGGGACCTACGAGGAATATCTCGCCAGCCAGGGCCTGGAGTAA